The following proteins are co-located in the Bosea sp. AS-1 genome:
- a CDS encoding transposase translates to MMGERTVAQEALFYEFSLERHVPPQHLLRAIDRFVDLSGVRAHLRPFYSDTGRPSIDPELMIRMLIVGYCFGIRSERRLCDEVHLNLAYRWFCRLGLDGDVPDHSTFSKNRHGRFRDSDLLREVFETTVRRCMAEGLVGGEGFAVDASLIKADANRQDGVPGKDGLPPEVSHHAVREYLAVLDDAAFGAATPVVPKFISPAAPAARWTAAHGGQAFFAYATNYLIDLKHAVIMDVEATTAVRQAEVGAARTMVERTQDRFGTWPEKLVADAGYGSAENLAWLVHERGIEPHIPVFDRSQRRDGSFSRSDFAYDHEGDLYICPGGKELRQFRRAFAVPRDGVDREGLMRYRAMKRDCDACSLKPRCCPKDPARKVLRSIHEGARDMARDIAATDAYATSRRERKKVEMLFAHLKRILKLDRLRLRGPCGARDEFLLAATAQNLRKMAKLMPMGAPPQAA, encoded by the coding sequence ATGATGGGCGAACGAACAGTGGCGCAGGAGGCGCTGTTCTACGAGTTCAGCCTGGAGCGGCATGTCCCGCCTCAGCACCTGCTGCGCGCGATCGACCGCTTCGTCGACCTGTCCGGCGTCCGCGCGCATCTGCGTCCGTTCTACAGCGACACCGGCCGCCCCTCGATCGATCCGGAGCTGATGATCCGGATGCTGATCGTCGGCTACTGCTTCGGCATCCGCTCCGAGCGCAGGCTCTGCGACGAGGTCCATCTGAACCTCGCCTATCGGTGGTTTTGCCGGCTCGGGCTCGATGGTGATGTGCCCGATCACTCAACCTTCTCGAAGAACCGGCACGGCCGCTTCCGCGACAGCGATCTGCTGCGCGAAGTGTTCGAGACGACGGTTCGGCGCTGCATGGCGGAAGGGCTGGTCGGCGGCGAGGGCTTCGCGGTCGACGCCAGCCTGATCAAGGCAGACGCCAACCGTCAAGACGGCGTGCCCGGCAAGGACGGTTTGCCTCCCGAGGTCTCGCACCATGCCGTGCGCGAGTATCTCGCCGTGTTGGACGATGCCGCCTTCGGCGCGGCGACCCCGGTCGTGCCGAAGTTCATCTCGCCGGCCGCCCCGGCAGCGCGCTGGACCGCGGCCCATGGCGGGCAGGCCTTCTTCGCTTATGCGACCAACTATCTGATCGACCTGAAGCATGCCGTCATCATGGACGTGGAGGCGACCACGGCCGTGCGCCAGGCCGAGGTCGGGGCTGCGCGAACCATGGTCGAGCGGACGCAGGACCGCTTCGGCACCTGGCCCGAGAAACTGGTGGCGGATGCCGGCTACGGCTCGGCCGAGAACCTCGCCTGGCTGGTGCATGAGCGCGGGATCGAGCCGCATATCCCGGTCTTCGACAGATCGCAGCGCCGTGACGGCTCCTTCAGCCGCTCTGACTTCGCTTACGACCATGAGGGCGATCTTTACATCTGCCCGGGCGGCAAGGAGCTTCGACAGTTCCGTCGCGCCTTCGCGGTGCCGCGTGACGGCGTCGATCGCGAGGGCCTCATGCGCTACCGGGCCATGAAGCGTGACTGCGACGCCTGCTCCTTGAAGCCGCGGTGCTGTCCGAAAGACCCAGCCCGCAAGGTCCTCCGCTCCATCCATGAAGGCGCCCGCGACATGGCGCGTGACATCGCCGCCACCGATGCCTACGCAACCTCACGACGCGAGCGGAAGAAGGTCGAAATGCTCTTCGCCCATCTGAAACGCATCCTCAAACTCGATCGTTTGCGGCTGCGAGGACCTTGTGGCGCACGCGACGAGTTCCTCCTCGCAGCCACCGCCCAGAACCTCAGGAAAATGGCAAAGCTGATGCCGATGGGAGCGCCGCCCCAGGCGGCATGA
- a CDS encoding RelA/SpoT domain-containing protein: protein MVAYPLFVYSKKDVGRAGRKLAGDLVWNTETQDEIRHAFAVANSWRDSHAAPMRRIHAELIAKVRKLGLKQTSGISAARLKRMTSIRKKLRKINIGLEAIQDLGGCRAILPRMEDVQRLVNAYGDSCRHIIFDQNNYIAEPKPGGYRSHHLKLKFTGSGEVEHFSGRRIEVQVRTQLQHTWATAVEAVGLIRGEDLKGGAGNGDWLRLFELVSSEFAEHENCSPVPGAPVGRPRRQEILDLDRRLGAAATLDNLSQAFRAAERHIFDRDTKYFLIRYDTATNEVSVTAYREPMKGIESYEREEIETIIDPERPSFDTVLVEVDKVKNLKEAYPNYFGDVHLFRRQLRRIGKAKDSDEFQLMPQEIVPPRPREAPDLSWFTRNRFLRR, encoded by the coding sequence ATGGTCGCCTATCCACTTTTCGTCTACAGCAAGAAGGATGTCGGCCGAGCAGGCAGAAAACTCGCCGGTGATCTTGTCTGGAATACTGAAACACAGGACGAAATTCGTCATGCCTTTGCTGTCGCGAATAGTTGGCGCGACTCACATGCGGCGCCGATGCGCCGCATACACGCTGAGTTAATCGCGAAGGTCAGGAAGCTCGGTCTCAAACAGACCTCTGGAATCAGCGCAGCCCGACTAAAGCGCATGACGTCCATCCGGAAGAAGCTCCGGAAAATCAATATCGGACTGGAAGCGATTCAAGACCTGGGTGGTTGCCGAGCAATCCTGCCGCGGATGGAGGACGTGCAACGACTCGTGAACGCCTACGGTGACAGTTGCCGCCACATAATCTTTGACCAGAACAACTACATCGCAGAACCGAAGCCAGGCGGTTACCGCAGCCATCACCTCAAGCTCAAATTCACCGGCAGCGGGGAGGTAGAGCACTTCTCGGGGCGCCGGATCGAAGTGCAGGTTAGAACGCAACTTCAACACACTTGGGCGACGGCTGTCGAGGCTGTCGGTTTAATCCGAGGTGAGGATCTCAAAGGGGGCGCCGGTAACGGAGATTGGCTGCGCCTGTTCGAGTTGGTGTCATCGGAGTTCGCAGAGCACGAGAATTGCTCGCCCGTCCCAGGTGCGCCAGTCGGCAGGCCGCGACGCCAAGAGATTCTCGATCTCGATCGCAGACTTGGAGCCGCTGCGACGTTAGACAATCTGAGCCAAGCGTTTCGAGCCGCCGAACGTCATATTTTTGATCGCGATACCAAGTATTTCCTGATCCGCTATGACACGGCGACAAATGAAGTGTCTGTCACGGCTTATCGAGAGCCGATGAAAGGTATTGAGTCTTACGAACGGGAGGAAATCGAAACCATTATTGACCCCGAACGGCCGAGCTTTGATACCGTTCTCGTCGAGGTAGATAAGGTCAAGAATCTAAAGGAGGCGTATCCAAATTATTTCGGCGATGTCCATCTATTCCGGAGGCAGCTTCGACGTATCGGTAAGGCGAAAGACTCTGATGAGTTTCAGCTCATGCCACAGGAGATTGTTCCGCCTCGGCCGCGGGAGGCCCCGGATCTTTCATGGTTCACGAGAAATCGCTTCCTGCGCCGCTAA
- a CDS encoding TIR domain-containing protein produces the protein MAYRNKTYICFDGDTDMKYYRLMQAWSANQRFSFDFYNAHDLNSARDTSEVESIKRQLRVRFANSKLLVVLIGENTARLTKFVKWEMEVALRLDLPIIGVNLNGSRKRDALCPPTIRDELAVYVPFGMKIVEHAMANWPASHAKYKSEGKTDYYHYTDATYMSLGL, from the coding sequence ATGGCATACCGCAACAAAACATACATCTGCTTCGATGGTGATACAGATATGAAGTATTACCGCTTGATGCAGGCGTGGTCAGCTAATCAAAGATTCTCCTTTGACTTCTACAATGCGCACGACTTAAACTCGGCGCGCGACACAAGCGAGGTCGAAAGCATCAAGCGCCAGCTACGTGTGCGCTTCGCTAATTCGAAGCTTCTCGTGGTGCTCATCGGCGAGAACACCGCGCGCCTCACGAAATTCGTAAAATGGGAAATGGAAGTTGCCCTCAGGCTGGACCTTCCAATTATCGGCGTGAATCTCAACGGATCTCGAAAAAGAGATGCTCTGTGCCCACCGACCATTCGCGACGAGCTTGCAGTGTATGTTCCCTTCGGAATGAAGATAGTGGAACACGCGATGGCAAATTGGCCAGCGTCTCACGCCAAGTATAAATCAGAAGGCAAGACAGATTATTATCACTACACGGACGCAACCTACATGAGTTTGGGTCTGTAG
- a CDS encoding macro domain-containing protein has product MRYFFDSICTWSYWRYAVFSTEAVARFFAAVGVMWLFIELFEFFNIYTKDKYSVFAFPIIMLVAFVYVLATRRPVSRVRYKIPKRDFSVEVRIGNILDSPGEVIISTNTTFDTDITNGLIAPESLQGQFLLKYFPGNYGDLEKQIEESLNGEKSRTDNNRKGKNEVYKIGTVARVKAHGKNFYFLAMSELNEHGTASSTPRMIDDSLEALWKYMATRGELGEIAIPVLGTGRGRVSLSRKKIIERIAQSFADASTDAVFSNKLSIIVHPGDVPKHKINLFEIRDYLMSSLHI; this is encoded by the coding sequence GTGAGGTACTTTTTCGATTCAATATGCACCTGGTCATACTGGCGCTATGCGGTTTTCTCGACCGAGGCAGTTGCTCGTTTTTTTGCGGCTGTCGGCGTCATGTGGCTGTTCATTGAGCTGTTCGAATTTTTTAACATATATACGAAAGACAAGTACAGCGTATTTGCCTTTCCTATCATAATGCTGGTTGCCTTTGTTTACGTTCTGGCGACTAGGCGGCCTGTCTCGCGCGTCCGGTACAAAATTCCTAAACGTGATTTCAGTGTCGAAGTACGAATTGGAAATATTTTGGACTCTCCCGGAGAGGTTATTATCAGCACAAATACAACGTTTGATACTGATATCACCAATGGTCTTATCGCGCCGGAAAGTTTGCAGGGGCAATTTCTTCTAAAATATTTTCCTGGAAACTATGGCGATCTTGAGAAGCAAATAGAAGAATCTCTCAATGGCGAAAAGAGCCGTACGGACAATAACAGGAAAGGGAAGAACGAGGTATATAAGATCGGGACGGTAGCAAGGGTGAAGGCGCACGGTAAGAATTTCTACTTCCTAGCTATGTCAGAATTAAATGAACATGGAACCGCGAGCTCTACACCGCGAATGATAGACGACTCATTGGAGGCGCTTTGGAAGTATATGGCAACGCGTGGCGAGCTTGGTGAGATCGCTATTCCGGTTCTTGGTACGGGCCGTGGCCGAGTCTCACTGTCGCGCAAGAAGATTATCGAGAGAATTGCCCAATCTTTTGCTGACGCCTCGACTGACGCCGTATTCTCAAACAAATTGAGCATAATCGTCCACCCTGGCGATGTGCCAAAACACAAAATAAATCTTTTTGAAATTCGGGATTACTTAATGTCGAGCCTGCACATTTAA
- the arsJ gene encoding organoarsenical effux MFS transporter ArsJ yields the protein MNEGTRNYAIVTAGYWGFTLTDGALRMLVLLHFFRLGYSPFTLAFLFLLYEAAGVLANFIGGWLAARYGITRMLAVGLTTQITGFLVLSALSPDWSAVASVIWVVLAQGICGVAKDLTKTASKSAIKIAETAAKAEDSEGRLFRWVAWFTGSKNAMKGFGFFLGGLLLELLGFRGALWAMAAALSVVLFGVVASLPPMLGKAKASKSARELFGKNRGVNLLAIARVALFGARDVWFVVGVPVFLYAAGWTFTMVGSFVALWTIGYGLVQAAAPAVVKRSPDGLTQEVKAARLWSLILAIIPAAIAAVLASNSGLRPDIVLVVGLGLFGFAFAVNSSVHSYLILAYAGSEKAAEDVGFYYAANALGRFTGTLLSGLLFQWGGIYACLVGSCLMLAACFAATLALPARGALVPAKS from the coding sequence ATGAACGAGGGCACGCGCAACTACGCCATCGTGACGGCCGGATACTGGGGCTTCACACTCACGGACGGCGCTCTGCGCATGCTCGTGCTGCTGCACTTCTTCCGGCTCGGATACTCGCCCTTCACGCTCGCCTTCCTCTTCCTCCTCTATGAGGCCGCCGGCGTGCTGGCGAACTTCATCGGCGGCTGGCTCGCGGCGCGCTACGGCATCACCAGGATGCTCGCGGTCGGCTTGACGACGCAGATCACCGGCTTCTTGGTGCTTTCGGCTCTTTCGCCCGATTGGTCGGCCGTGGCCTCCGTGATCTGGGTGGTACTCGCTCAGGGCATCTGCGGCGTCGCCAAAGACCTCACAAAAACAGCCTCAAAATCTGCCATCAAGATCGCCGAGACAGCAGCCAAGGCGGAGGATTCGGAAGGCCGCCTCTTCCGCTGGGTCGCCTGGTTCACCGGCTCGAAGAACGCGATGAAGGGCTTCGGCTTCTTCCTCGGCGGCCTGCTGCTCGAACTCCTCGGCTTCCGGGGCGCGCTGTGGGCCATGGCAGCGGCGCTCAGCGTGGTGCTGTTCGGGGTCGTGGCATCGCTTCCGCCCATGCTCGGAAAGGCGAAGGCGAGCAAGAGCGCACGCGAGCTCTTCGGCAAGAACCGCGGCGTCAACCTGCTGGCGATCGCGCGCGTGGCGCTGTTCGGCGCCCGGGACGTCTGGTTCGTCGTCGGCGTACCCGTCTTCCTCTACGCCGCGGGCTGGACCTTCACGATGGTCGGCAGCTTCGTCGCGCTCTGGACCATTGGCTACGGGCTCGTGCAAGCGGCTGCACCCGCCGTGGTCAAGCGCAGCCCTGACGGGCTGACGCAGGAAGTGAAGGCGGCAAGGCTCTGGTCGCTGATCCTCGCCATCATTCCGGCCGCCATCGCTGCCGTTCTGGCGAGCAACTCGGGATTGAGGCCGGATATCGTCCTGGTGGTGGGCCTGGGCCTGTTCGGCTTTGCCTTCGCCGTCAATTCCTCGGTCCACTCCTACCTGATCCTGGCCTATGCCGGATCCGAGAAGGCCGCAGAGGATGTCGGGTTCTACTACGCTGCCAATGCGCTCGGACGGTTCACTGGCACGCTGCTGTCAGGCCTTCTCTTTCAATGGGGCGGCATCTACGCCTGCCTGGTCGGCTCCTGCCTGATGCTGGCCGCCTGCTTCGCGGCGACGCTGGCGTTACCGGCGCGGGGTGCGTTAGTCCCAGCAAAAAGCTGA
- a CDS encoding ArsJ-associated glyceraldehyde-3-phosphate dehydrogenase, translating to MKVGINGMGRIGRLALRAALGAAERPTDDPRRGNRLEVVHLNEIKGGAAATAHLLEFDSMQGRWRTEIDHDGDRAIHIGERKLSFSSEASPSELPWGDLGVDVVLECTGKFLTLAVLEGHLKRGAKRVIVAAPVKDPSVLNVVVGINEHLYDPSLHPIVTAASCTTNCLAPVVKVVHEHLGIRHGQITTIHDPTNTNVVVDAPHKDLRRARSAMLSLQPTTTGSATAIALIYPELKGKLDGHAVRAPVLNASLTDCVFELERSTTAAEVNDLFKSAATGALAGILGFEGRPLVSIDYQRDTRSSIVDGLSTLVTSGTMLKVYAWYDNEMGYACRMVDLACHLEAVGI from the coding sequence ATGAAGGTCGGGATCAACGGCATGGGGCGCATCGGACGCTTGGCCCTGCGAGCGGCGCTGGGCGCAGCAGAACGACCGACTGATGATCCCCGGCGCGGGAACCGCCTCGAGGTCGTCCATCTGAACGAGATCAAAGGAGGCGCCGCGGCGACGGCTCACCTGCTGGAGTTCGACAGCATGCAGGGTCGCTGGCGAACCGAGATCGACCATGATGGCGACAGGGCGATCCACATCGGCGAACGTAAGCTCAGCTTCTCATCCGAGGCATCCCCTTCGGAGCTGCCCTGGGGCGATCTGGGCGTCGACGTCGTTCTCGAATGCACCGGCAAGTTCCTGACCCTAGCGGTGCTGGAAGGACATCTGAAGCGCGGCGCCAAGCGAGTGATCGTTGCCGCGCCGGTCAAGGATCCGTCCGTCCTGAACGTTGTCGTCGGCATCAACGAGCATCTCTACGACCCCTCCCTGCATCCGATCGTGACGGCCGCCTCCTGCACCACGAACTGCCTTGCGCCGGTCGTGAAGGTCGTCCACGAGCACCTCGGGATCCGGCACGGCCAGATCACCACGATCCACGACCCCACCAACACCAATGTTGTGGTCGATGCCCCGCATAAGGATCTGCGCCGGGCGCGTTCGGCGATGCTCTCGCTCCAGCCGACGACGACGGGCAGCGCAACGGCGATCGCGCTGATCTATCCGGAACTCAAGGGGAAGCTCGATGGCCACGCGGTCCGCGCGCCCGTGCTCAATGCCTCGCTGACCGACTGCGTCTTCGAACTCGAACGGTCGACGACGGCCGCCGAGGTCAATGATCTCTTCAAGAGTGCAGCGACAGGCGCCCTCGCCGGAATCCTTGGCTTCGAAGGGCGCCCCCTCGTCTCGATCGATTATCAGCGGGATACGCGCTCCAGCATCGTCGACGGCCTGTCGACGCTCGTCACGAGCGGCACGATGCTTAAGGTCTACGCCTGGTACGACAACGAGATGGGCTATGCCTGTCGCATGGTCGACCTTGCCTGCCATCTCGAAGCAGTCGGGATCTGA
- a CDS encoding arsenate reductase ArsC codes for MTRAPLNVLFVCTGNSARSIMAEAIISRVAPGKFKGFSAGSDPREEINPFAARLLKSLNYDITQFRPKNWEEFARPDAPPLDFVFTLCDDAANEPCPHWPGQPMSAHWGLPDPAAFVGEDVQKALAFADAYRMLNNRISIFTNLPLASLESVALQHRLDAIGTNLARKDDAA; via the coding sequence ATGACCCGCGCCCCGCTTAACGTGCTTTTTGTCTGCACCGGCAATTCCGCCCGCTCGATCATGGCGGAGGCGATCATCAGTCGCGTCGCGCCGGGCAAGTTCAAAGGATTCAGCGCCGGAAGCGATCCCCGGGAGGAGATCAATCCGTTCGCTGCGCGCCTGCTGAAGTCGTTGAACTACGACATCACTCAGTTTCGCCCGAAGAACTGGGAGGAGTTCGCGAGGCCGGACGCGCCGCCGCTCGATTTCGTTTTCACGCTCTGCGATGACGCCGCGAACGAACCGTGCCCGCACTGGCCGGGACAGCCGATGAGCGCGCATTGGGGCCTGCCTGACCCGGCAGCGTTCGTTGGCGAGGATGTCCAGAAGGCGCTTGCCTTCGCCGATGCCTATCGCATGTTGAACAATCGGATATCGATCTTCACCAATTTGCCGCTAGCCTCGCTGGAGAGTGTCGCTCTACAGCATCGGCTGGATGCGATCGGCACCAATCTGGCAAGGAAGGACGACGCAGCTTGA
- a CDS encoding helix-turn-helix domain-containing protein yields the protein MTTRLEAASAVDLLGALAQSTRLEIFRLLMRYRPHGLAAGDIGRLLAVPHNTLSTHLGALEQVGLLASRREGRHIIFAAVPDRADALLGFLAEACCSQSPSTCETPATPYLSRREAQATDTPLRVLIVCTGNSARSIMAEAVMNREGLGRIQAYSAGSRPHEAPHPLALQLLRELGYATADFRSKSWGEFLAADAPEIDLVITVCDSAADEACPSFPGAPMRVHWGLDDPAEVGGPVEARRAAFRQSYRDLTARVTALVNLPFESMMLDDLAPALEAIGRMDGATPRSLEAA from the coding sequence TTGACCACCCGCCTCGAAGCCGCCAGCGCGGTCGACTTGTTGGGAGCGCTTGCCCAGTCGACCCGACTGGAAATCTTCCGCCTGTTGATGCGCTACCGGCCTCATGGCCTGGCGGCAGGCGATATCGGTCGGCTGCTGGCCGTTCCGCACAATACCCTCTCGACTCATCTGGGGGCGTTGGAGCAGGTCGGGCTGCTGGCCTCGCGCCGTGAAGGGCGACACATCATCTTCGCCGCGGTTCCGGATCGCGCGGACGCCTTGCTTGGTTTCTTGGCCGAAGCCTGCTGCTCGCAGAGCCCGTCGACCTGCGAGACGCCTGCAACTCCCTATCTGTCGCGCAGGGAGGCTCAGGCAACCGACACACCCTTGCGGGTGCTCATCGTCTGCACGGGGAACTCCGCCAGATCGATCATGGCGGAAGCCGTCATGAACCGGGAAGGGCTCGGCCGCATCCAAGCCTATTCGGCAGGCAGCCGCCCGCATGAGGCGCCGCACCCGCTCGCGCTCCAGCTACTCAGGGAGCTGGGTTATGCGACCGCTGACTTCCGCTCGAAGTCCTGGGGCGAGTTCCTGGCGGCGGACGCGCCCGAAATCGACCTCGTCATCACGGTCTGCGACTCCGCGGCCGACGAAGCCTGCCCGTCCTTCCCGGGCGCGCCTATGCGAGTTCATTGGGGATTGGACGATCCCGCAGAGGTCGGCGGTCCGGTTGAGGCGCGCCGTGCCGCTTTCCGTCAAAGCTATCGAGACCTGACCGCTCGGGTCACGGCTCTCGTCAATTTGCCGTTCGAGAGCATGATGCTCGACGACCTGGCGCCAGCGCTTGAAGCCATTGGCCGGATGGATGGGGCGACACCCAGGTCTTTGGAAGCTGCTTAG
- a CDS encoding sulfite exporter TauE/SafE family protein has translation MKSLRDKSTAFGGGALIGTLGGLIGLGGAEFRLPLLIGAFGFRALDAVILNKAMSLVVVATALPFRTATVPFVEIANHWQVIVNLLAGSLLGAWFGAGWATRLKSETLYKVISVLLVIIAIVLIFGHNVSSAGAFVTGSTQLVAGVIAGFAIGVVASLMGVAGGELLIPTLVLLFGADIKLAGSLSLAVSLPTMIVGFARYSQDQAFSVLRRNGAFVLTMAIGSIVGTFVGGRLLGVVPGNVLLPALALILVVSAVKVWRHR, from the coding sequence ATGAAATCTCTCCGCGATAAATCGACCGCATTCGGCGGTGGTGCACTGATAGGCACGCTTGGCGGTCTCATCGGTCTCGGAGGTGCCGAGTTTCGATTGCCTCTCCTCATCGGAGCATTCGGCTTTCGCGCCCTTGATGCGGTCATCCTGAACAAGGCGATGAGCCTGGTCGTGGTGGCGACCGCTCTGCCGTTCCGGACGGCCACCGTGCCGTTCGTCGAAATCGCCAACCACTGGCAGGTGATCGTGAATCTGCTCGCGGGGAGCTTGCTTGGCGCCTGGTTCGGTGCCGGGTGGGCTACACGTTTGAAGTCTGAAACCCTCTACAAAGTTATCTCGGTCCTGCTCGTCATCATCGCGATCGTCCTGATCTTCGGACACAACGTCAGCTCAGCCGGGGCATTCGTTACGGGATCCACTCAGCTTGTTGCCGGAGTCATCGCAGGATTCGCCATCGGCGTCGTCGCGTCCCTGATGGGGGTTGCAGGCGGAGAGTTGTTGATCCCGACGCTGGTCCTGCTGTTCGGCGCCGACATCAAGCTGGCAGGTAGTCTATCGCTCGCCGTCAGCTTGCCGACCATGATCGTCGGCTTTGCCCGCTACAGTCAGGACCAGGCATTTTCCGTCTTGCGGCGCAACGGCGCGTTCGTCCTGACCATGGCGATCGGATCGATCGTCGGGACCTTCGTCGGTGGCCGCTTGCTCGGTGTTGTGCCGGGTAATGTGCTTCTGCCAGCCTTGGCGTTGATCCTCGTTGTGTCGGCCGTAAAGGTCTGGAGACACAGATGA